The following coding sequences are from one Capsicum annuum cultivar UCD-10X-F1 chromosome 3, UCD10Xv1.1, whole genome shotgun sequence window:
- the LOC107863965 gene encoding transcription elongation factor SPT5 produces the protein MVEMMNHQEWNSSSRSSAPVDVSSFLLFESTGDSEFDSNICRTSDDPMDSLITLNHSHQRFLEDDDAQSCSYDECGRVVDGDEDMEFDFKIDQNKDDDDDDDDNDGDVDTYSSCYRGFNSKNVGWKNDMKDEDEDEDEDERGVVEQGWMNGVNRCNKKLKSTNNVSNSVVDCELKTQKDKDKLFWETCLAS, from the coding sequence ATGGTAGAAATGATGAATCATCAAGAATGGAATAGTAGTAGTCGTAGTAGTGCTCCTGTTGATGTGTCTTCATTTTTGCTCTTTGAATCTACTGGGGATTCTGAATTTGATTCTAATATTTGTAGGACAAGTGATGATCCAATGGATTCATTGATCACTTTAAATCATTCTCATCAACGTTTTCTTGAAGATGATGATGCACAATCATGTAGCTACGATGAATGTGGTCGTGTTGTTGATGGTGACGAAGATATGGAATTTGATTTCAAGATAGATCAAaacaaagatgatgatgatgatgatgatgataatgatggtgaTGTGGACACTTATTCGAGTTGTTATCGTGGTTTTAATAGTAAAAATGTTGGTTGGAAAAATGATATGAAGGACGAGGATGAGGACGAGGACGAAGATGAAAGGGGAGTAGTTGAACAAGGTTGGATGAATGGTGTTAATAGATGTAATAAGAAATTGAAAAGTACAAATAATGTTAGTAATAGTGTTGTTGATTGTGAATTGAAGACCCAAAAAGACAAGGATAAACTTTTTTGGGAGACTTGTTTGGCTTCTTAA
- the LOC107863964 gene encoding rho GTPase-activating protein 2 isoform X1, whose protein sequence is MQQIQNYQTQPKQTKTQRGFCCSSSVFFRRKTSSEKIGTGMTVGIKSKAKEEMEQKEQEQHQLCLLDFLLTALRKSMMYCRLFDEKEEVKSTVHSMEIGWPTNVQHLTHVTFDRFHGFLGLPVEFEVEIPCKAPSASVSVFGISAQSMQCSYDTRGNSVPTILLLMQERLYTQGGLKAEGIFRINPENSHEEHVRDQLNRGIVPDNINVHCMAGLIKAWFRELPAGVLDGLSPEQVLQCNTEEEFIELVKQLKPTETALLKWAIDLMADVVEQEETNKMNARNIAMVFAPNMTQMSDPLTALMHAVQVMNLLKTLIVKTLRERAETEGGGYSPMSSSFSDGQTEKEFDTQQEMETRCESTGPTSDDDERLHYGYSSEDRDEIESLSEIEGSFLQQVNDNNDAKIDLRKQLQGILCSEHNPTSASTLNGDPSSST, encoded by the exons ATGCAACAAATTCAAAATTACCAAACACAGCCTAAACAAACAAAGACACAAAGAGGATTTTGTTGCAGTTCTAGTGTGTTTTTTCGGCGAAAAACATCGTCGGAGAAGATTGGAACAGGGATGACAGTAGGTATAAAGAGTAAGGCGAAGGAAGAGATGGAACAGAAAGAGCAGGAGCAACATCAGTTATGTTTGTTGGATTTTTTGTTAACAGCATTGAGGAAATCTATGATGTATTGTCGTCTATTTGATGAGAAAGAAGAAGTGAAATCTACGGTTCATTCTATGGAAATTGGATGGCCTACAAATGTTCAACATCTTACTCATGTCACTTTCGATCGTTTTCATGGGTTTTTGGGTCTTCCtgttgaatttgaagttgaaatcCCTTGTAAAGCACCAAGTGCCAG cGTCAGCGTTTTTGGCATCTCCGCACAGTCAATGCAGTGTTCTTATGATACAAGAGGAAACAGTGTCCCGACTATTCTCTTGTTAATGCAGGAACGTTTATACACACAAGGTGGTCTGAAG GCTGAAGGAATTTTTCGGATAAACCCAGAGAATAGCCATGAGGAGCATGTAAGGGACCAGCTCAACAGAGGCATTGTGCCTGACAATATAAATGTCCACTGTATGGCCGGTCTCATCAAAGCTTGGTTCCGAGAGCTTCCAGCAGGTGTGCTTGATGGGCTTTCACCAGAACAGGTGTTGCAATGCAACACGGAGGAGGAATTTATTGAGCTTGTGAAACAGCTTAAGCCAACGGAGACCGCATTGCTCAAGTGGGCAATTGATCTTATGGCTGACGTTGTTGAGCAAGAGGAAACCAACAAGATGAATGCAAGAAACATTGCTATGGTTTTTGCCCCAAATATGACACAG ATGTCTGATCCATTGACAGCACTCATGCATGCTGTTCAAGTGATGAACTTACTTAAGACCCTGATTGTGAAAACACTTCGCGAACGTGCAGAGACAGAAGGCGGAGGATATTCACCCATGTCATCTAGTTTCTCTGATGGACAAACCGAGAAGGAATTTGACACTCAACAAGAGATGGAGACTAGATGTGAATCAACAGGGCCAACATCAGATGATGATGAACGACTACATTACGGCTACAGCAGTGAAGACAGAGATGAAATTGAGTCATTGAGTGAGATTGAAGGAAGCTTTCTACAGCAAGTTAATGATAACAATGATGCAAAAATTGACTTACGGAAACAGCTACAAGGAATTTTGTGTAGCGAACACAATCCCACAAGTGCCTCCACCCTTAATGGAGATCCTTCTTCATCTACTTGA
- the LOC107863964 gene encoding rho GTPase-activating protein 2 isoform X2, which produces MQQIQNYQTQPKQTKTQRGFCCSSSVFFRRKTSSEKIGTGMTVGIKSKAKEEMEQKEQEQHQLCLLDFLLTALRKSMMYCRLFDEKEEVKSTVHSMEIGWPTNVQHLTHVTFDRFHGFLGLPVEFEVEIPCKAPSASVSVFGISAQSMQCSYDTRGNSVPTILLLMQERLYTQGGLKAEGIFRINPENSHEEHVRDQLNRGIVPDNINVHCMAGLIKAWFRELPAGVLDGLSPEQVLQCNTEEEFIELVKQLKPTETALLKWAIDLMADVVEQEETNKMNARNIAMVFAPNMTQRQKAEDIHPCHLVSLMDKPRRNLTLNKRWRLDVNQQGQHQMMMNDYITATAVKTEMKLSH; this is translated from the exons ATGCAACAAATTCAAAATTACCAAACACAGCCTAAACAAACAAAGACACAAAGAGGATTTTGTTGCAGTTCTAGTGTGTTTTTTCGGCGAAAAACATCGTCGGAGAAGATTGGAACAGGGATGACAGTAGGTATAAAGAGTAAGGCGAAGGAAGAGATGGAACAGAAAGAGCAGGAGCAACATCAGTTATGTTTGTTGGATTTTTTGTTAACAGCATTGAGGAAATCTATGATGTATTGTCGTCTATTTGATGAGAAAGAAGAAGTGAAATCTACGGTTCATTCTATGGAAATTGGATGGCCTACAAATGTTCAACATCTTACTCATGTCACTTTCGATCGTTTTCATGGGTTTTTGGGTCTTCCtgttgaatttgaagttgaaatcCCTTGTAAAGCACCAAGTGCCAG cGTCAGCGTTTTTGGCATCTCCGCACAGTCAATGCAGTGTTCTTATGATACAAGAGGAAACAGTGTCCCGACTATTCTCTTGTTAATGCAGGAACGTTTATACACACAAGGTGGTCTGAAG GCTGAAGGAATTTTTCGGATAAACCCAGAGAATAGCCATGAGGAGCATGTAAGGGACCAGCTCAACAGAGGCATTGTGCCTGACAATATAAATGTCCACTGTATGGCCGGTCTCATCAAAGCTTGGTTCCGAGAGCTTCCAGCAGGTGTGCTTGATGGGCTTTCACCAGAACAGGTGTTGCAATGCAACACGGAGGAGGAATTTATTGAGCTTGTGAAACAGCTTAAGCCAACGGAGACCGCATTGCTCAAGTGGGCAATTGATCTTATGGCTGACGTTGTTGAGCAAGAGGAAACCAACAAGATGAATGCAAGAAACATTGCTATGGTTTTTGCCCCAAATATGACACAG AGACAGAAGGCGGAGGATATTCACCCATGTCATCTAGTTTCTCTGATGGACAAACCGAGAAGGAATTTGACACTCAACAAGAGATGGAGACTAGATGTGAATCAACAGGGCCAACATCAGATGATGATGAACGACTACATTACGGCTACAGCAGTGAAGACAGAGATGAAATTGAGTCATTGA